In Gadus chalcogrammus isolate NIFS_2021 chromosome 23, NIFS_Gcha_1.0, whole genome shotgun sequence, a genomic segment contains:
- the ptchd1 gene encoding patched domain-containing protein 1 isoform X5: MLRQVLQAGLGGSFHALGRFVASHPVFFASAPMLLSILLGASFSRYRVEENVEYLLAPKHSLAKIEGNLVESLFPVNRSKHALYSDLQTPGRYGRVIVTARKGSVLDPVHLDTILTLHRRLYQMQVTVPASSASSFNYSFSSLCLPDDNNACIIDDIIRSMQGIQAARAANHTPPPLKYPITRLADGRQAYIGHQLGGVQGWGPMAKGDGVRSARALQLTYYLQAHTSLMDKVAGQWEMAFCAELQHFGAAHPKLGLYPSTSSSLRTDFQQSSVLARRPLLISLGLCSVLAVLCCSMRDCVRAKPWLGLLALLSITLSGLTAAGILNLTGATYNSTYLGIPFVMLGHGLFGSFEMLSSWRRTREDQHVKDRVAAVFEDVMLRFSGSTLLHLTALGLAASPLTNMEAVRLFCRTASLGVAVGYVYTLSLYGSCLVFTGYLETGYRHGCFCRRVPKPERLDAKPAWYRCLMYTRYEEETAGPHASPPRSYDSHLLLGCMRRCYGDWITNTYVKPFVVLLYLVYISFGLMGFMQVTQGSDPSALVAMDTATVLYARAQQRYFSSYSPVIGFYIYESAPYWNASVQRDLLEYTKGFQRISWLESYLGYLSELNQSTSQPRHNFTRTLRLHFLRQPRYAHFADDIIFAERGAGEEPEVAASRVFLVAKTTENKREEMSVLLDTLRRLSLTSRVRFLIFNPSFVYLDRYAAAVGWPLRHSLLAVLFLLGLASLALVEPLVAAWLGLTLLSVQFGVVGFMTLWGVELDCVSVLCLISTLGHAADCSAPLLCGFAGGRGESRTRWVRVALERHGVASLQALLCYAAALAPVACVRSNLTRTIFRCLALAAGCSALHTLAFLPTLLTFLPPAKSKDAPGGRGPGSPRQEVECVEMNDSTRVVDQITTV, encoded by the exons ATGCTGCGCCAGGTGTTGCAGGCGGGCCTGGGGGGCTCCTTCCACGCGCTGGGTCGCTTCGTCGCGAGCCACCCGGTGTTCTTCGCCTCCGCGCCCATGCTGCTCTCCATCTTGCTCGGCGCGAGCTTCAGCCGGTACCGCGTGGAGGAGAACGTCGAGTACCTGCTCGCGCCGAAGCACAGCCTGGCGAAGATCGAGGGCAACCTCGTGGAGAGCCTGTTCCCCGTGAACCGCTCCAAGCACGCGCTTTACTCCGACCTGCAGACCCCCGGCCGCTACGGACGCGTCATCGTCACCGCGCGCAAGGGCAGCGTGCTGGATCCGGTGCACCTGGACACCATACTGACG cttcaCCGCCGGCTGTACCAGATGCAGGTCACGGTGCCGGCCAGCAGCGCCAGCAGCTTCAACTACTCCTTCTCCTCGCTCTGCCTGCCGGACGACAACAACGCCTGCATCATCGACGACATCATCCGCTCCATGCAGGGCATCCAGGCGGCCCGCGCCGCCAACCACACCCCGCCCCCGCTCAAGTACCCAATCACGCGGCTGGCAGACGGGCGGCAGGCCTACATCGGCCACCAGCTCGGGGGGGTGCAGGGCTGGGGCCCCATGGCCAAAGGGGACGGCGTGCGTTCGGCGCGCGCCCTCCAACTCACCTACTACCTCCAGGCGCACACCAGTTTGATGGACAAGGTGGCCGGCCAATGGGAGATGGCCTTCTGCGCGGAGCTGCAGCATTTCGGCGCGGCGCACCCCAAGCTGGGCCTGTACCCGTCCACGTCGTCGTCCCTGCGGACCGACTTCCAGCAATCCTCGGTGTTGGCGCGGCGCCCCCTGCTGATCAGCTTGGGGCTGTGCAGCGTCCTGGCGGTGCTGTGCTGCTCCATGAGGGACTGTGTGCGGGCCAAGCCCTGGCTGGGCCTGCTGGCGCTGCTGTCCATCACGCTGTCGGGACTCACCGCCGCGGGGATCCTCAACCTGACCGGGGCCACGTACAACTCCACCTACCTGGGCATCCCCTTCGTCATGCTGG GCCACGGGCTCTTTGGCTCCTTCGAGATGCTGTCGTCGTGGCGACGGACGCGGGAGGACCAGCACGTGAAGGACCGCGTGGCGGCCGTCTTCGAGGACGTGATGCTGCGCTTCTCGGGCTCCACCCTGCTGCACCTGACGGCGCTGGGCCTGGCCGCCTCGCCGCTCACCAACATGGAGGCCGTGCGCCTCTTCTGCCGCACGGCCTCGCTGGGCGTGGCCGTGGGCTACGTGTACACGCTGTCGCTGTACGGCTCCTGCCTGGTGTTCACCGGCTACCTCGAGACGGGCTACCGCCACGGCTGCTTCTGCCGCCGCGTGCCCAAGCCCGAGCGGCTGGACGCCAAGCCGGCCTGGTACCGCTGCCTCATGTACACGCGCTACGAGGAGGAGACGGCCGGCCCTCACGCCAGCCCGCCGCGCAGCTAC GACTCCCACCTGCTGCTGGGCTGCATGCGGCGTTGCTACGGCGACTGGATCACCAACACCTACGTGAAGCCCTTCGTGGTGCTGCTGTACCTCGTTTACATCTCCTTCGGCCTCATGGGCTTCATGcag GTGACCCAGGGCTCCGACCCCAGCGCCCTGGTTGCCATGGACACGGCCACGGTGCTGTACGCGCGGGCCCAGCAGCGCTACTTCAGCTCCTACTCGCCGGTCATCGGCTTCTACATCTAcgagagcgccccctactggaacGCCTCGGTGCAGCGGGACCTGCTGGAGTACACCAAGGGCTTCCAGAGGATCAGCTGGCTGGAGTCCTACCTGGGATACCTGTCGGAGCTCAACCAGTCCACCAGCCAGCCGCGCCACAACTTCACCCGCACGCTGCGCCTCCACTTCCTGCGCCAGCCGCGCTACGCCCACTTCGCCGACGACATCATCTTCGCCGAGCGGGGCGCGGGCGAGGAGCCCGAGGTGGCGGCGTCGCGCGTCTTCCTGGTCGCCAAGACGACGGAGAACAAGCGGGAGGAGATGTCGGTGCTGCTGGACACGCTGCGGCGGCTGTCGCTGACGTCGCGCGTGCGCTTCCTCATCTTCAACCCGTCCTTCGTGTACCTGGACCGCTACGCGGCGGCCGTGGGCTGGCCCCTGCGCCACTCCCTGCTGGCCGTGCTCTTCCTGCTGGGCCTGGCCTCCCTGGCGCTGGTGGAGCCCCTGGTGGCCGCCTGGCTGGGCCTGACGCTGCTGTCGGTGCAGTTCGGCGTGGTGGGCTTCATGACCCTGTGGGGGGTGGAGCTGGACTGCGTGTCGGTGCTCTGCCTCATCTCCACGCTGGGCCACGCCGCCGACTGCAGCGCCCCCCTGCTGTGCGGCTTCGCGGGGGGCCGCGGGGAGAGCCGGACTCGCTGGGTGCGCGTGGCGCTGGAGCGGCACGGCGTGGCCTCCCTGCAGGCGCTGCTCTGCTACGCCGCCGCGCTGGCGCCCGTGGCGTGCGTGCGCTCCAACCTCACGCGCACCATCTTCCGCTGCCTGGCGCTGGCGGCGGGCTGCTCGGCGCTGCACACGCTGGCCTTCCTGCCCACGCTGCTCACCTTCCTGCCGCCCGCCAAGTCCAAGGACGCGCCGGGCGGGCGGGGGCCGGGCAGCCCCCGGCAGGAGGTGGAGTGCGTGGAGATGAACGACAGCACGCGGGTGGTGGACCAGATCACCACCGTCTGA
- the ptchd1 gene encoding patched domain-containing protein 1 isoform X1 has translation MLRQVLQAGLGGSFHALGRFVASHPVFFASAPMLLSILLGASFSRYRVEENVEYLLAPKHSLAKIEGNLVESLFPVNRSKHALYSDLQTPGRYGRVIVTARKGSVLDPVHLDTILTLHRRLYQMQVTVPASSASSFNYSFSSLCLPDDNNACIIDDIIRSMQGIQAARAANHTPPPLKYPITRLADGRQAYIGHQLGGVQGWGPMAKGDGVRSARALQLTYYLQAHTSLMDKVAGQWEMAFCAELQHFGAAHPKLGLYPSTSSSLRTDFQQSSVLARRPLLISLGLCSVLAVLCCSMRDCVRAKPWLGLLALLSITLSGLTAAGILNLTGATYNSTYLGIPFVMLGHGLFGSFEMLSSWRRTREDQHVKDRVAAVFEDVMLRFSGSTLLHLTALGLAASPLTNMEAVRLFCRTASLGVAVGYVYTLSLYGSCLVFTGYLETGYRHGCFCRRVPKPERLDAKPAWYRCLMYTRYEEETAGPHASPPRSYAHDNAHGDAHGNAHGDAVHGNVNVHGNVDVHGNVNVHGNVNAHAHRNAHGNAHGNAIGHSAVNSGATHVHAGSLQGAHGNSHVTHSTAAHMHAHPHSHPHMQPHDSHLLLGCMRRCYGDWITNTYVKPFVVLLYLVYISFGLMGFMQVTQGSDPSALVAMDTATVLYARAQQRYFSSYSPVIGFYIYESAPYWNASVQRDLLEYTKGFQRISWLESYLGYLSELNQSTSQPRHNFTRTLRLHFLRQPRYAHFADDIIFAERGAGEEPEVAASRVFLVAKTTENKREEMSVLLDTLRRLSLTSRVRFLIFNPSFVYLDRYAAAVGWPLRHSLLAVLFLLGLASLALVEPLVAAWLGLTLLSVQFGVVGFMTLWGVELDCVSVLCLISTLGHAADCSAPLLCGFAGGRGESRTRWVRVALERHGVASLQALLCYAAALAPVACVRSNLTRTIFRCLALAAGCSALHTLAFLPTLLTFLPPAKSKDAPGGRGPGSPRQEVECVEMNDSTRVVDQITTV, from the exons ATGCTGCGCCAGGTGTTGCAGGCGGGCCTGGGGGGCTCCTTCCACGCGCTGGGTCGCTTCGTCGCGAGCCACCCGGTGTTCTTCGCCTCCGCGCCCATGCTGCTCTCCATCTTGCTCGGCGCGAGCTTCAGCCGGTACCGCGTGGAGGAGAACGTCGAGTACCTGCTCGCGCCGAAGCACAGCCTGGCGAAGATCGAGGGCAACCTCGTGGAGAGCCTGTTCCCCGTGAACCGCTCCAAGCACGCGCTTTACTCCGACCTGCAGACCCCCGGCCGCTACGGACGCGTCATCGTCACCGCGCGCAAGGGCAGCGTGCTGGATCCGGTGCACCTGGACACCATACTGACG cttcaCCGCCGGCTGTACCAGATGCAGGTCACGGTGCCGGCCAGCAGCGCCAGCAGCTTCAACTACTCCTTCTCCTCGCTCTGCCTGCCGGACGACAACAACGCCTGCATCATCGACGACATCATCCGCTCCATGCAGGGCATCCAGGCGGCCCGCGCCGCCAACCACACCCCGCCCCCGCTCAAGTACCCAATCACGCGGCTGGCAGACGGGCGGCAGGCCTACATCGGCCACCAGCTCGGGGGGGTGCAGGGCTGGGGCCCCATGGCCAAAGGGGACGGCGTGCGTTCGGCGCGCGCCCTCCAACTCACCTACTACCTCCAGGCGCACACCAGTTTGATGGACAAGGTGGCCGGCCAATGGGAGATGGCCTTCTGCGCGGAGCTGCAGCATTTCGGCGCGGCGCACCCCAAGCTGGGCCTGTACCCGTCCACGTCGTCGTCCCTGCGGACCGACTTCCAGCAATCCTCGGTGTTGGCGCGGCGCCCCCTGCTGATCAGCTTGGGGCTGTGCAGCGTCCTGGCGGTGCTGTGCTGCTCCATGAGGGACTGTGTGCGGGCCAAGCCCTGGCTGGGCCTGCTGGCGCTGCTGTCCATCACGCTGTCGGGACTCACCGCCGCGGGGATCCTCAACCTGACCGGGGCCACGTACAACTCCACCTACCTGGGCATCCCCTTCGTCATGCTGG GCCACGGGCTCTTTGGCTCCTTCGAGATGCTGTCGTCGTGGCGACGGACGCGGGAGGACCAGCACGTGAAGGACCGCGTGGCGGCCGTCTTCGAGGACGTGATGCTGCGCTTCTCGGGCTCCACCCTGCTGCACCTGACGGCGCTGGGCCTGGCCGCCTCGCCGCTCACCAACATGGAGGCCGTGCGCCTCTTCTGCCGCACGGCCTCGCTGGGCGTGGCCGTGGGCTACGTGTACACGCTGTCGCTGTACGGCTCCTGCCTGGTGTTCACCGGCTACCTCGAGACGGGCTACCGCCACGGCTGCTTCTGCCGCCGCGTGCCCAAGCCCGAGCGGCTGGACGCCAAGCCGGCCTGGTACCGCTGCCTCATGTACACGCGCTACGAGGAGGAGACGGCCGGCCCTCACGCCAGCCCGCCGCGCAGCTACGCGCACGACAACGCGCACGGCGACGCGCACGGCAACGCGCACGGGGACGCCGTGCACGGGAATGTGAACGTGCACGGGAATGTGGACGTGCACGGGAATGTGAACGTGCACGGGAATGTTAATGCGCACGCTCACAGGAACGCCCATGGGAACGCCCACGGGAACGCCATCGGTCACTCGGCGGTCAATTCCGGCGCCACGCACGTGCACGCCGGGAGCCTCCAGGGCGCCCACGGCAACAGTCACGTGACTCACTCGACGGcggcacacatgcacgcgcatcCTCACTCCCACCCACACATGCAGCCTCAC GACTCCCACCTGCTGCTGGGCTGCATGCGGCGTTGCTACGGCGACTGGATCACCAACACCTACGTGAAGCCCTTCGTGGTGCTGCTGTACCTCGTTTACATCTCCTTCGGCCTCATGGGCTTCATGcag GTGACCCAGGGCTCCGACCCCAGCGCCCTGGTTGCCATGGACACGGCCACGGTGCTGTACGCGCGGGCCCAGCAGCGCTACTTCAGCTCCTACTCGCCGGTCATCGGCTTCTACATCTAcgagagcgccccctactggaacGCCTCGGTGCAGCGGGACCTGCTGGAGTACACCAAGGGCTTCCAGAGGATCAGCTGGCTGGAGTCCTACCTGGGATACCTGTCGGAGCTCAACCAGTCCACCAGCCAGCCGCGCCACAACTTCACCCGCACGCTGCGCCTCCACTTCCTGCGCCAGCCGCGCTACGCCCACTTCGCCGACGACATCATCTTCGCCGAGCGGGGCGCGGGCGAGGAGCCCGAGGTGGCGGCGTCGCGCGTCTTCCTGGTCGCCAAGACGACGGAGAACAAGCGGGAGGAGATGTCGGTGCTGCTGGACACGCTGCGGCGGCTGTCGCTGACGTCGCGCGTGCGCTTCCTCATCTTCAACCCGTCCTTCGTGTACCTGGACCGCTACGCGGCGGCCGTGGGCTGGCCCCTGCGCCACTCCCTGCTGGCCGTGCTCTTCCTGCTGGGCCTGGCCTCCCTGGCGCTGGTGGAGCCCCTGGTGGCCGCCTGGCTGGGCCTGACGCTGCTGTCGGTGCAGTTCGGCGTGGTGGGCTTCATGACCCTGTGGGGGGTGGAGCTGGACTGCGTGTCGGTGCTCTGCCTCATCTCCACGCTGGGCCACGCCGCCGACTGCAGCGCCCCCCTGCTGTGCGGCTTCGCGGGGGGCCGCGGGGAGAGCCGGACTCGCTGGGTGCGCGTGGCGCTGGAGCGGCACGGCGTGGCCTCCCTGCAGGCGCTGCTCTGCTACGCCGCCGCGCTGGCGCCCGTGGCGTGCGTGCGCTCCAACCTCACGCGCACCATCTTCCGCTGCCTGGCGCTGGCGGCGGGCTGCTCGGCGCTGCACACGCTGGCCTTCCTGCCCACGCTGCTCACCTTCCTGCCGCCCGCCAAGTCCAAGGACGCGCCGGGCGGGCGGGGGCCGGGCAGCCCCCGGCAGGAGGTGGAGTGCGTGGAGATGAACGACAGCACGCGGGTGGTGGACCAGATCACCACCGTCTGA
- the ptchd1 gene encoding patched domain-containing protein 1 isoform X3 — MLRQVLQAGLGGSFHALGRFVASHPVFFASAPMLLSILLGASFSRYRVEENVEYLLAPKHSLAKIEGNLVESLFPVNRSKHALYSDLQTPGRYGRVIVTARKGSVLDPVHLDTILTLHRRLYQMQVTVPASSASSFNYSFSSLCLPDDNNACIIDDIIRSMQGIQAARAANHTPPPLKYPITRLADGRQAYIGHQLGGVQGWGPMAKGDGVRSARALQLTYYLQAHTSLMDKVAGQWEMAFCAELQHFGAAHPKLGLYPSTSSSLRTDFQQSSVLARRPLLISLGLCSVLAVLCCSMRDCVRAKPWLGLLALLSITLSGLTAAGILNLTGATYNSTYLGIPFVMLGHGLFGSFEMLSSWRRTREDQHVKDRVAAVFEDVMLRFSGSTLLHLTALGLAASPLTNMEAVRLFCRTASLGVAVGYVYTLSLYGSCLVFTGYLETGYRHGCFCRRVPKPERLDAKPAWYRCLMYTRYEEETAGPHASPPHVTHSTAAHMHAHPHSHPHMQPHVHAGAAPPLSALGPDPHPHPQDSHLLLGCMRRCYGDWITNTYVKPFVVLLYLVYISFGLMGFMQVTQGSDPSALVAMDTATVLYARAQQRYFSSYSPVIGFYIYESAPYWNASVQRDLLEYTKGFQRISWLESYLGYLSELNQSTSQPRHNFTRTLRLHFLRQPRYAHFADDIIFAERGAGEEPEVAASRVFLVAKTTENKREEMSVLLDTLRRLSLTSRVRFLIFNPSFVYLDRYAAAVGWPLRHSLLAVLFLLGLASLALVEPLVAAWLGLTLLSVQFGVVGFMTLWGVELDCVSVLCLISTLGHAADCSAPLLCGFAGGRGESRTRWVRVALERHGVASLQALLCYAAALAPVACVRSNLTRTIFRCLALAAGCSALHTLAFLPTLLTFLPPAKSKDAPGGRGPGSPRQEVECVEMNDSTRVVDQITTV; from the exons ATGCTGCGCCAGGTGTTGCAGGCGGGCCTGGGGGGCTCCTTCCACGCGCTGGGTCGCTTCGTCGCGAGCCACCCGGTGTTCTTCGCCTCCGCGCCCATGCTGCTCTCCATCTTGCTCGGCGCGAGCTTCAGCCGGTACCGCGTGGAGGAGAACGTCGAGTACCTGCTCGCGCCGAAGCACAGCCTGGCGAAGATCGAGGGCAACCTCGTGGAGAGCCTGTTCCCCGTGAACCGCTCCAAGCACGCGCTTTACTCCGACCTGCAGACCCCCGGCCGCTACGGACGCGTCATCGTCACCGCGCGCAAGGGCAGCGTGCTGGATCCGGTGCACCTGGACACCATACTGACG cttcaCCGCCGGCTGTACCAGATGCAGGTCACGGTGCCGGCCAGCAGCGCCAGCAGCTTCAACTACTCCTTCTCCTCGCTCTGCCTGCCGGACGACAACAACGCCTGCATCATCGACGACATCATCCGCTCCATGCAGGGCATCCAGGCGGCCCGCGCCGCCAACCACACCCCGCCCCCGCTCAAGTACCCAATCACGCGGCTGGCAGACGGGCGGCAGGCCTACATCGGCCACCAGCTCGGGGGGGTGCAGGGCTGGGGCCCCATGGCCAAAGGGGACGGCGTGCGTTCGGCGCGCGCCCTCCAACTCACCTACTACCTCCAGGCGCACACCAGTTTGATGGACAAGGTGGCCGGCCAATGGGAGATGGCCTTCTGCGCGGAGCTGCAGCATTTCGGCGCGGCGCACCCCAAGCTGGGCCTGTACCCGTCCACGTCGTCGTCCCTGCGGACCGACTTCCAGCAATCCTCGGTGTTGGCGCGGCGCCCCCTGCTGATCAGCTTGGGGCTGTGCAGCGTCCTGGCGGTGCTGTGCTGCTCCATGAGGGACTGTGTGCGGGCCAAGCCCTGGCTGGGCCTGCTGGCGCTGCTGTCCATCACGCTGTCGGGACTCACCGCCGCGGGGATCCTCAACCTGACCGGGGCCACGTACAACTCCACCTACCTGGGCATCCCCTTCGTCATGCTGG GCCACGGGCTCTTTGGCTCCTTCGAGATGCTGTCGTCGTGGCGACGGACGCGGGAGGACCAGCACGTGAAGGACCGCGTGGCGGCCGTCTTCGAGGACGTGATGCTGCGCTTCTCGGGCTCCACCCTGCTGCACCTGACGGCGCTGGGCCTGGCCGCCTCGCCGCTCACCAACATGGAGGCCGTGCGCCTCTTCTGCCGCACGGCCTCGCTGGGCGTGGCCGTGGGCTACGTGTACACGCTGTCGCTGTACGGCTCCTGCCTGGTGTTCACCGGCTACCTCGAGACGGGCTACCGCCACGGCTGCTTCTGCCGCCGCGTGCCCAAGCCCGAGCGGCTGGACGCCAAGCCGGCCTGGTACCGCTGCCTCATGTACACGCGCTACGAGGAGGAGACGGCCGGCCCTCACGCCAGCCCGCC TCACGTGACTCACTCGACGGcggcacacatgcacgcgcatcCTCACTCCCACCCACACATGCAGCCTCACGTGCACGCCGGGGCGGCCCCCCCTCTGTCGGCCCTCGGCCcggacccccacccacaccctcaGGACTCCCACCTGCTGCTGGGCTGCATGCGGCGTTGCTACGGCGACTGGATCACCAACACCTACGTGAAGCCCTTCGTGGTGCTGCTGTACCTCGTTTACATCTCCTTCGGCCTCATGGGCTTCATGcag GTGACCCAGGGCTCCGACCCCAGCGCCCTGGTTGCCATGGACACGGCCACGGTGCTGTACGCGCGGGCCCAGCAGCGCTACTTCAGCTCCTACTCGCCGGTCATCGGCTTCTACATCTAcgagagcgccccctactggaacGCCTCGGTGCAGCGGGACCTGCTGGAGTACACCAAGGGCTTCCAGAGGATCAGCTGGCTGGAGTCCTACCTGGGATACCTGTCGGAGCTCAACCAGTCCACCAGCCAGCCGCGCCACAACTTCACCCGCACGCTGCGCCTCCACTTCCTGCGCCAGCCGCGCTACGCCCACTTCGCCGACGACATCATCTTCGCCGAGCGGGGCGCGGGCGAGGAGCCCGAGGTGGCGGCGTCGCGCGTCTTCCTGGTCGCCAAGACGACGGAGAACAAGCGGGAGGAGATGTCGGTGCTGCTGGACACGCTGCGGCGGCTGTCGCTGACGTCGCGCGTGCGCTTCCTCATCTTCAACCCGTCCTTCGTGTACCTGGACCGCTACGCGGCGGCCGTGGGCTGGCCCCTGCGCCACTCCCTGCTGGCCGTGCTCTTCCTGCTGGGCCTGGCCTCCCTGGCGCTGGTGGAGCCCCTGGTGGCCGCCTGGCTGGGCCTGACGCTGCTGTCGGTGCAGTTCGGCGTGGTGGGCTTCATGACCCTGTGGGGGGTGGAGCTGGACTGCGTGTCGGTGCTCTGCCTCATCTCCACGCTGGGCCACGCCGCCGACTGCAGCGCCCCCCTGCTGTGCGGCTTCGCGGGGGGCCGCGGGGAGAGCCGGACTCGCTGGGTGCGCGTGGCGCTGGAGCGGCACGGCGTGGCCTCCCTGCAGGCGCTGCTCTGCTACGCCGCCGCGCTGGCGCCCGTGGCGTGCGTGCGCTCCAACCTCACGCGCACCATCTTCCGCTGCCTGGCGCTGGCGGCGGGCTGCTCGGCGCTGCACACGCTGGCCTTCCTGCCCACGCTGCTCACCTTCCTGCCGCCCGCCAAGTCCAAGGACGCGCCGGGCGGGCGGGGGCCGGGCAGCCCCCGGCAGGAGGTGGAGTGCGTGGAGATGAACGACAGCACGCGGGTGGTGGACCAGATCACCACCGTCTGA